One segment of Pandoraea pnomenusa DNA contains the following:
- the rpiA gene encoding ribose-5-phosphate isomerase RpiA, whose amino-acid sequence MTQDELKRLVGQAAADYVNQHVPEGSVIGVGTGSTANCFIDALAAHKGRYRGAVSSSEASTERLRKHGIEVFDLNQIESLPVYVDGADEINALGHMIKGGGGALTREKIVASVARQFVCVVDASKEVAVLGVFPLPVEVIPMAQASVARELVALGGKPQARVRADGSPYVTDNGCAILDVHGLQILDPVAFETQVNQIAGVVTVGLFAKRGADITLMGTPQGVRTIDYKN is encoded by the coding sequence ATGACCCAGGACGAACTCAAACGCCTGGTCGGCCAGGCCGCTGCCGACTATGTGAACCAGCACGTGCCCGAGGGCAGCGTGATCGGCGTGGGCACCGGGTCCACCGCCAATTGCTTCATCGACGCACTTGCCGCGCACAAGGGTCGCTATCGCGGCGCCGTGTCGAGCTCCGAGGCCAGCACAGAGCGTCTGCGCAAGCATGGCATCGAAGTGTTCGACCTCAACCAGATCGAAAGCCTGCCCGTCTATGTCGACGGCGCCGACGAGATCAACGCCCTGGGGCACATGATCAAGGGCGGTGGCGGCGCGCTCACGCGCGAGAAGATCGTGGCTTCGGTGGCCAGGCAGTTCGTGTGCGTCGTCGACGCCTCGAAGGAGGTGGCCGTGCTCGGCGTTTTCCCGTTGCCGGTGGAAGTCATTCCGATGGCCCAGGCCAGCGTGGCGCGTGAACTCGTCGCCCTCGGCGGCAAGCCGCAGGCGCGCGTGCGCGCGGACGGCAGTCCGTACGTGACCGACAACGGCTGCGCCATTCTCGACGTGCACGGTCTGCAGATTCTCGATCCCGTGGCCTTCGAGACGCAGGTCAATCAGATCGCCGGCGTGGTCACGGTCGGCCTGTTCGCAAAGCGCGGCGCGGACATCACGCTGATGGGCACACCGCAAGGGGTGCGCACCATCGACTACAAAAACTGA
- a CDS encoding oxidative damage protection protein, whose product MARMVQCIKLGKEAEGLDFPPMPGELGKRLWESVSKEAWAGWLKQQTMLINENRLNMADPRARQYLVKQTEKYFFGDGADVAQGYVPPTTE is encoded by the coding sequence ATGGCCCGCATGGTTCAATGCATCAAGCTCGGCAAAGAAGCCGAAGGTCTCGATTTCCCCCCGATGCCCGGTGAACTCGGCAAACGCCTCTGGGAAAGTGTCTCCAAGGAAGCCTGGGCCGGCTGGCTCAAGCAACAGACCATGCTCATCAACGAAAACCGCCTGAACATGGCCGACCCGCGCGCGCGCCAGTACCTCGTGAAGCAAACCGAGAAGTACTTCTTCGGCGACGGCGCCGATGTGGCGCAAGGCTACGTTCCTCCGACTACGGAATAA
- a CDS encoding serine endopeptidase → MAGSRRLPETWFRRGLWLIAVLFAVFLIGLGGLVVDKLPGVAPAPTLDSFVDRAQADRADAAIKQAETQLEDVQSQLETARLQLKARSTAYRNARESFNDWVATRTATAQASQDAELVARTRALDSLKAAQRDAQTQVDALEAKQLEAQRGLQSARATRYALNADAGERLAAIQRSQELKVFGIRLALTLPLLAVAGWLFARQRKSTWWPFVWGFIFFALFAFFVELVPYLPDYGGYVRYLVGIVLTILVGRYAIVSLQRYLAKQKAEEQLPDEERRKTLSYDLAQARLAKSVCPGCERPVKLDDPDRDFCVHCGICLFDRCGACRTRKNAFAHFCHHCGARSAGIQTEGGPARAG, encoded by the coding sequence ATGGCCGGATCACGTCGTCTTCCCGAAACCTGGTTCCGCCGCGGACTATGGTTGATCGCCGTACTGTTCGCGGTATTTCTGATCGGTCTGGGCGGTCTTGTCGTCGACAAATTGCCGGGCGTCGCGCCAGCGCCCACGCTCGACTCGTTCGTCGATCGCGCGCAGGCCGATCGCGCCGATGCGGCGATCAAACAGGCGGAAACCCAGCTTGAAGACGTGCAGAGCCAGCTGGAGACGGCGCGGCTGCAGCTCAAGGCGCGCAGCACGGCCTATCGCAATGCACGCGAATCGTTCAACGACTGGGTAGCCACGCGCACGGCCACGGCGCAGGCCAGTCAGGATGCCGAACTGGTCGCCCGCACGCGGGCGCTCGATTCGCTCAAGGCCGCGCAGCGCGACGCGCAAACGCAGGTCGATGCGCTCGAAGCAAAGCAGCTCGAGGCGCAACGCGGCCTGCAGTCGGCGCGTGCGACGCGCTATGCCCTCAATGCCGACGCGGGTGAGCGCCTCGCGGCGATCCAGCGTTCGCAGGAACTGAAGGTGTTCGGCATCCGGCTGGCGTTGACCTTGCCGTTGCTTGCCGTGGCGGGCTGGCTGTTCGCACGTCAGCGCAAGAGCACGTGGTGGCCGTTCGTCTGGGGCTTCATCTTCTTTGCGCTATTCGCGTTCTTCGTGGAGCTGGTCCCCTATCTTCCGGACTACGGCGGCTACGTGCGCTACCTCGTGGGTATCGTGCTCACGATTCTGGTCGGACGCTACGCCATCGTGTCGCTGCAGCGCTATCTGGCGAAGCAGAAGGCGGAAGAACAATTGCCGGACGAAGAGCGGCGCAAGACGCTGTCTTACGATCTGGCACAGGCACGACTGGCCAAGTCCGTATGTCCGGGGTGCGAGCGGCCGGTGAAGCTTGATGACCCCGACCGGGACTTCTGCGTGCATTGCGGCATTTGCCTGTTCGACCGTTGCGGCGCGTGCCGTACGCGCAAGAACGCGTTCGCCCACTTTTGCCACCATTGCGGTGCCCGATCCGCAGGCATCCAGACCGAGGGCGGTCCTGCCCGGGCCGGCTGA
- the hrpA gene encoding ATP-dependent RNA helicase HrpA, translating into MASDERNRQSQPPKPKVTAPGQTRAQPRDPAQSQTTSDPGGAPANAGHRPGRSRQPDRGGEAGAAAGNRATKAATGPGNAATAARRPSPAERAARDAERLAARQAAANRVPEIAFPEALPVSARREEIARAVADHQVVIVSGETGSGKTTQLPKICLALGRGLGAGGTGLIGHTQPRRIAASATARRIADELGTPLGEIVGFKVRFNDTLSNGASVKLMTDGILLAETQTDPLLRAYDTIIIDEAHERSLNIDFLLGYLKQLLPRRPDLKVIITSATIDADRFARHFGTGEGETLRPAPVIEVSGRLYPVEVRYRPIQDDARIANAEGRENSRASARDRERDLMDGIVDAVDELCREGAGDVLVFLPGEREIREAAEALRKHHPPHTEILPLFARLSAAEQERVFRPSNARRIVLATNVAETSLTVPGIRYVVDAGTARVKRYSYRNKVEQLQIESISQAAANQRAGRCGRVADGVCIRLYDEADFQSRARFTDPEILRSSLAAVILRMQSLRLSKVEEFPFLEPPPGRAIADGYQLLGELGAVDDANQLTPLGRELARLPLDPRVGRMILAARDQQSLREVLIIASGLAVQDPRDRPIEAQDAADNAHRKFADEKSEFLSWLKIWKWFEEAIAHKKSNRLLTQACRENFLSQLRLREWRDVHSQLLTVVREQGWRINESEATYEQVHLALLAGLLGNIGCKADDDPHFLGAHGIKFHIWPGSSLVKKAGRWVMAGELVETSRLYARCIARIEPEWIERVGKHLVKTSLSDAHWEKKAAQVTAYERGTLYGLTIYARRRMNFGPRDPRRAREIFLRSALVEGDWETKLPFYAHNRKLIADIEQLEHKSRRQDVLVDDELIYAYYDAHVPAGLYDGASFEHWYRETSKGTPRLLYLVRDDLMRHEAAGVTTDLFPKKTAIAGVEMALTYHFEPGSPRDGVTLAVPLYALNQVDARRCEWLVPGMLKEKAHQLMKSLPQKLRRHFVPLPEYAAGFVDRATFGQGALLDALMADAREQTGVMLKASDFKLEMLPAHLSMNFKVIDEHGRQLGMGRNLSQLRAELGQQAQRTFQALAARSGATPTGGTATESSSRGGPAPRGDGKAGGKTGAQAVPGASAASGTGAAAVEPGRYDNLTTWSFGELPEMLEIRRGGQTLFGYPALVDRGDHCDLEVFDDPDEAQRQHRAGLRRLFAIQLREQVKYLEKNIPGLQQMAMQYLHLGTQEALRDQIVDLALERACLQLPWPSDNASFVARKDEGRGRLTLLAQEIARLAGQILAEYVALQKKLAQAKPFAQAHADLTAQLQRLVGKRFLIDTPYAQLAHFPRYLKAMAARIDKLKADPSRDARAMSELGPLLQNWQRATSQRRDQGDARLDEFRWLLEELRVSLFAQELRTPMPVSVKRLHKVWEALQR; encoded by the coding sequence ATGGCAAGTGACGAACGAAATCGACAATCTCAGCCCCCGAAGCCGAAAGTGACGGCGCCGGGGCAAACGCGCGCCCAACCCAGGGACCCGGCGCAATCGCAAACGACGTCCGATCCGGGCGGCGCGCCTGCGAACGCGGGCCATCGCCCCGGACGCTCCCGCCAACCGGATCGCGGCGGCGAGGCGGGCGCCGCCGCGGGCAACCGCGCGACCAAAGCCGCAACGGGGCCGGGCAATGCCGCGACGGCCGCACGTCGGCCGTCGCCAGCCGAGCGTGCCGCGCGCGACGCCGAGCGACTCGCCGCACGGCAGGCCGCCGCCAACCGCGTGCCCGAAATCGCATTCCCCGAGGCACTGCCGGTGTCCGCACGCCGCGAGGAGATCGCACGTGCCGTCGCCGACCACCAGGTGGTGATCGTGAGCGGCGAGACCGGCTCGGGCAAGACCACGCAACTGCCGAAGATTTGCCTCGCGCTTGGGCGTGGCCTCGGCGCCGGCGGCACCGGCCTGATCGGGCATACGCAGCCGCGGCGCATCGCCGCGTCGGCCACCGCGCGCCGCATCGCGGACGAACTCGGCACCCCGCTCGGCGAAATCGTCGGCTTCAAGGTGCGTTTCAACGACACGCTGTCCAATGGGGCATCGGTCAAGTTGATGACCGACGGCATCCTGCTCGCCGAGACGCAGACCGACCCGCTGTTGCGTGCTTACGACACCATCATCATCGACGAGGCGCACGAACGCAGCCTCAACATCGACTTCCTGCTGGGCTATCTGAAGCAGTTGCTGCCCAGGCGTCCGGACCTGAAGGTCATCATCACGTCGGCCACCATCGATGCGGATCGCTTCGCGCGCCACTTCGGCACCGGCGAAGGCGAGACCCTGCGTCCGGCCCCCGTCATCGAAGTGAGCGGCCGGCTGTACCCGGTGGAAGTGCGCTATCGGCCGATTCAGGACGACGCGCGCATCGCCAACGCGGAAGGCCGCGAGAACAGTCGCGCCAGCGCCCGCGATCGTGAGCGCGATCTCATGGACGGTATCGTCGATGCCGTGGACGAACTCTGCCGCGAGGGGGCGGGCGACGTGCTCGTGTTCCTGCCCGGCGAGCGCGAAATTCGCGAAGCGGCGGAGGCGCTGCGCAAACATCATCCGCCGCACACGGAGATTCTGCCGCTCTTCGCGCGCCTGTCCGCCGCCGAGCAGGAGCGCGTGTTCAGGCCGTCGAACGCCCGTCGCATCGTGCTCGCGACCAACGTGGCCGAGACCTCGCTGACCGTACCGGGCATCCGCTACGTGGTCGATGCCGGCACCGCGCGGGTGAAGCGCTACTCCTACCGCAACAAGGTCGAGCAGCTTCAGATCGAATCGATCTCGCAGGCGGCGGCCAATCAGCGCGCGGGGCGCTGCGGTCGCGTGGCCGACGGCGTGTGCATTCGTCTGTACGACGAAGCGGACTTCCAGTCGCGCGCGCGATTCACCGACCCCGAGATTCTGCGCTCGTCGCTCGCCGCGGTAATTCTGCGCATGCAGTCGCTGCGCCTGTCGAAAGTCGAGGAATTCCCCTTCCTCGAACCACCGCCGGGCCGCGCGATTGCGGACGGCTACCAGTTGCTGGGCGAACTGGGTGCGGTCGACGACGCCAACCAGCTCACGCCGCTTGGTCGTGAGCTGGCGCGTTTGCCGCTCGATCCGCGCGTCGGGCGCATGATCCTGGCCGCGCGCGACCAGCAGTCGCTGCGCGAAGTCCTCATCATCGCGAGCGGACTGGCCGTGCAGGACCCGCGCGACCGGCCCATCGAAGCCCAGGATGCCGCCGACAACGCCCACCGCAAATTCGCGGACGAGAAGTCAGAATTCCTCTCCTGGCTCAAGATATGGAAGTGGTTCGAGGAGGCGATTGCTCACAAGAAGTCGAACCGCCTGCTGACACAGGCCTGCCGCGAGAATTTCCTCTCGCAACTGCGTCTGCGCGAATGGCGCGACGTTCACAGCCAGTTGCTGACCGTGGTGCGCGAGCAGGGCTGGCGCATCAACGAGTCCGAAGCCACATACGAGCAGGTGCACCTCGCGCTGCTCGCCGGCTTGCTCGGCAACATCGGCTGCAAGGCCGACGACGATCCGCACTTCCTTGGCGCGCACGGCATCAAGTTCCACATCTGGCCGGGCTCCTCGCTCGTGAAAAAGGCCGGGCGCTGGGTCATGGCCGGTGAACTCGTCGAGACGAGCCGGTTGTACGCGCGCTGCATCGCGCGCATCGAGCCGGAATGGATCGAGCGTGTGGGCAAGCACCTCGTGAAGACCTCGCTGTCCGACGCCCACTGGGAAAAGAAGGCCGCGCAAGTCACGGCGTACGAGCGCGGCACGCTCTACGGGCTGACGATCTACGCCCGCCGTCGCATGAACTTCGGCCCGCGCGATCCGCGTCGCGCCCGCGAGATCTTCCTTCGCAGTGCGCTCGTCGAGGGCGACTGGGAAACGAAGCTGCCGTTCTACGCGCACAATCGCAAGCTGATCGCGGACATCGAACAGCTCGAACACAAGTCGCGGCGCCAGGACGTGCTCGTCGACGACGAGTTGATCTACGCCTACTACGACGCACACGTGCCCGCCGGCCTTTACGACGGCGCCAGCTTCGAGCACTGGTATCGCGAGACGTCCAAGGGCACGCCCAGACTGCTCTACCTCGTGCGCGACGACCTGATGCGCCACGAGGCCGCGGGTGTCACGACCGACCTGTTCCCGAAGAAGACGGCGATCGCGGGCGTCGAAATGGCGCTCACGTACCACTTCGAACCGGGGTCGCCGCGCGACGGGGTCACGCTGGCAGTACCGCTCTATGCGCTCAATCAGGTCGACGCGCGCCGATGCGAATGGCTCGTGCCGGGCATGCTCAAGGAGAAGGCGCACCAGCTGATGAAGTCGCTGCCGCAGAAGCTGCGCCGTCACTTCGTGCCATTGCCCGAATACGCGGCCGGGTTTGTCGATCGCGCCACGTTCGGCCAGGGCGCACTGCTCGACGCGCTGATGGCCGATGCGCGCGAGCAGACCGGTGTCATGCTCAAGGCGAGCGATTTCAAACTGGAAATGCTCCCGGCGCACCTGTCGATGAACTTCAAGGTGATCGACGAGCACGGGCGTCAGCTCGGCATGGGACGCAATCTCTCGCAGTTGCGCGCCGAACTCGGGCAGCAGGCGCAACGCACGTTCCAGGCGCTGGCCGCCCGAAGCGGTGCCACGCCCACCGGCGGCACCGCGACGGAATCTTCGTCACGCGGCGGCCCCGCGCCGCGCGGCGATGGCAAGGCAGGCGGCAAGACCGGCGCGCAGGCCGTACCGGGGGCGTCCGCGGCATCGGGCACGGGCGCCGCGGCGGTCGAGCCCGGTCGCTACGACAACCTGACGACCTGGAGCTTCGGTGAGTTGCCGGAGATGCTCGAGATTCGCCGCGGCGGCCAGACGCTGTTCGGCTATCCCGCGCTGGTCGATCGCGGCGATCACTGCGACCTCGAAGTATTCGACGATCCGGACGAAGCGCAACGTCAGCATCGGGCAGGACTGCGGCGACTGTTCGCGATTCAGTTGCGCGAGCAGGTTAAGTACCTGGAGAAAAACATCCCCGGACTGCAGCAGATGGCCATGCAGTACCTGCACCTCGGGACACAGGAGGCACTGCGCGATCAGATCGTGGATCTGGCGCTGGAGCGCGCCTGCCTTCAGTTGCCATGGCCGAGCGACAACGCCTCGTTCGTCGCGCGCAAGGACGAGGGGCGTGGACGTCTCACGCTGCTCGCGCAGGAAATCGCGCGCCTGGCCGG
- the tal gene encoding transaldolase: MNQLDTLKRHTIVVADTGDFQAMDAYKPQDATTNPSLILGAVQKDAYRPMLTRVVAEHRAESTDEIIDRLLIAFGREILDIVPGRVSTEVDARLSFDTAGTVARARKLIAMYQAEGIERDRVLIKIASTWEGIRAAEILERDGIRCNMTLLFSLVQAAACAEAGARLISPFVGRIYDWYKKSAGANWDEAANAGVNDPGVRSVASIYRYYKHFGYDTEVMGASFRSTGQILALAGCDLLTISPALLEQLRTTEGEVRRALDPKEARSAAIDRVKTDEPSFRFALNDDAMATEKLAEGIRAFAADAVKLEGLIDAAR, translated from the coding sequence ATGAATCAGCTCGATACCCTCAAACGCCACACCATCGTCGTGGCCGACACCGGCGACTTCCAGGCGATGGACGCCTACAAGCCGCAAGACGCCACCACCAACCCGTCGCTGATCCTCGGCGCGGTGCAGAAGGACGCCTACCGCCCGATGCTCACGCGCGTCGTCGCCGAGCATCGTGCCGAATCGACCGACGAGATCATCGACCGCCTGCTGATCGCCTTCGGGCGTGAAATTCTCGACATCGTGCCGGGCCGCGTATCGACGGAAGTCGATGCCCGCCTGTCGTTCGATACGGCCGGCACGGTCGCACGCGCGCGCAAGCTCATCGCGATGTACCAAGCCGAAGGCATCGAGCGCGATCGCGTGCTCATCAAGATCGCGTCGACATGGGAAGGGATTCGCGCGGCCGAGATCCTGGAGCGCGATGGGATCCGCTGCAACATGACGCTGCTCTTTTCGCTGGTGCAGGCCGCCGCCTGCGCCGAGGCCGGCGCCCGGCTGATCTCGCCGTTCGTGGGCCGCATCTACGACTGGTACAAAAAGTCGGCGGGCGCCAATTGGGACGAAGCGGCCAATGCGGGCGTGAATGACCCCGGCGTGCGTTCGGTCGCGTCGATCTATCGCTACTACAAGCACTTCGGCTACGACACCGAAGTCATGGGCGCCAGCTTCCGCTCGACCGGCCAGATCCTTGCACTTGCCGGGTGCGATCTCCTCACCATCAGCCCCGCCCTGCTCGAACAGTTGCGCACGACCGAAGGGGAAGTGCGCCGGGCGCTCGATCCGAAGGAAGCGCGCTCGGCCGCCATCGACCGCGTGAAGACCGACGAGCCGTCGTTCCGCTTCGCCCTGAACGACGACGCCATGGCCACGGAGAAGCTCGCCGAGGGCATTCGTGCGTTCGCCGCCGACGCCGTCAAGCTCGAGGGCCTGATCGACGCCGCTCGCTGA
- the rlmB gene encoding 23S rRNA (guanosine(2251)-2'-O)-methyltransferase RlmB, with protein MSQLKLLFGFHAVTARLRHDASSIEEIYYDPSRRDRRMTDFLKAVESAKGAPGVKIKVIQADGKRLDGMAGSSRHQGVVARAQEVSLALNLDELLDGISGPPLLLVLDGVTDPHNLGACLRVADGAGAHAVIAPKDRAVGLNATAAKVASGAAETVPYIMVTNLSRTLRELKDRGIWVVGTSDDAPADIYGTQLTGPMAIVMGAEGEGMRRLVRETCDSLMSIPMAGGCESLNVSVASAVCLYEAVRQRGAGAQSTKAGK; from the coding sequence ATGAGTCAATTGAAACTGCTGTTCGGCTTCCACGCGGTGACGGCGCGTCTGCGTCACGATGCGAGCAGCATCGAAGAGATCTACTACGACCCGAGCCGCCGCGATCGCCGCATGACCGACTTCCTGAAGGCCGTGGAGTCGGCCAAGGGCGCGCCTGGCGTGAAGATCAAGGTCATTCAGGCGGACGGCAAGCGTCTGGACGGCATGGCCGGTTCGTCGCGCCACCAGGGCGTGGTGGCGCGTGCCCAGGAAGTGTCGCTCGCGCTCAACCTCGATGAACTGCTGGACGGCATTTCCGGCCCGCCGCTGCTGCTCGTGCTCGATGGCGTGACCGATCCGCACAACCTCGGCGCGTGCCTGCGCGTGGCAGACGGCGCCGGCGCACATGCCGTCATCGCACCGAAGGACCGGGCGGTCGGCCTCAATGCGACGGCAGCCAAGGTCGCCAGCGGCGCGGCCGAGACCGTGCCGTACATCATGGTGACGAATCTCTCGCGCACGTTGCGCGAGCTCAAGGATCGTGGCATCTGGGTGGTCGGGACGTCCGACGATGCCCCGGCGGACATTTACGGCACGCAGCTTACCGGGCCCATGGCAATCGTCATGGGGGCGGAAGGCGAGGGCATGCGCCGTCTGGTGCGCGAAACCTGTGACTCGCTGATGAGCATCCCGATGGCCGGCGGCTGCGAAAGCCTGAACGTCTCCGTGGCGAGCGCGGTATGCCTTTACGAGGCTGTGCGTCAACGCGGCGCGGGGGCGCAATCGACGAAGGCTGGCAAGTAA
- the argA gene encoding amino-acid N-acetyltransferase, producing the protein MLTEPDPAVQDEETAHQAQFVDWLRSVAPYIHAFRDKTFVVAFGGELVAAGGLDSLIQDVALLCAMGMHIVLVHGSRPQVEEQMRLRHIESHFSQQLRITDAAALEAVKEAAGELRLDIEASISQGLPNTPMGNARISVVSGNFVTGRPVGIVDGVDFQHTGVVRKVDAESIRLSLANGKIVLLSPLGFSPTGQSFNLTMEDVASSAAIALRADKLIFITETPGVLNEYNELQRELTLEDAQRLQSQGTLDRDSAFYLKYATRACRAGVGRAHIVPFSLDGSMLLELFSHDGVGTMISYENLESLREATIDDVGGILQLIEPLEADGTLVRRGRHQLERDIDHFSVIEHDGRLFGCAALYPYPSERIGEMACLTVDPEAQGSGDGERLLKHIEQRARARGLERLFVLTTRTEHWFLKRGFVKAGVDDLPADRRRLYNWQRRSLVLIKKL; encoded by the coding sequence ATGCTGACCGAACCCGACCCCGCCGTACAAGACGAAGAGACCGCCCACCAAGCCCAGTTCGTGGACTGGCTGCGATCGGTCGCCCCCTACATCCATGCGTTTCGCGACAAGACGTTCGTGGTCGCCTTCGGCGGCGAGCTCGTCGCGGCGGGCGGGCTCGACTCCCTGATTCAGGACGTCGCCCTGCTGTGCGCCATGGGCATGCACATCGTGCTGGTGCACGGTTCGCGACCGCAGGTCGAGGAGCAGATGCGCCTGCGACACATCGAGTCGCACTTTTCGCAGCAGTTGCGCATCACCGATGCCGCCGCGCTCGAAGCGGTCAAGGAAGCGGCCGGCGAATTGCGTCTGGACATCGAAGCGTCGATCAGCCAGGGGCTGCCGAATACGCCGATGGGCAACGCGCGCATCAGCGTGGTCTCGGGCAACTTCGTCACGGGCCGCCCCGTCGGCATCGTCGACGGGGTCGACTTCCAGCACACGGGCGTGGTCCGCAAGGTCGACGCGGAATCGATCCGCCTCTCGCTGGCCAACGGCAAGATCGTGCTGCTCTCCCCGCTGGGCTTTTCGCCCACGGGCCAGTCGTTCAATCTGACGATGGAAGACGTGGCGTCGTCGGCCGCCATTGCGTTGCGCGCCGACAAGCTGATCTTCATTACCGAGACGCCCGGCGTTCTCAACGAATACAACGAGTTGCAGCGCGAACTCACGCTCGAGGACGCCCAGCGCCTGCAGTCGCAGGGCACGCTCGACCGCGATTCGGCGTTCTATCTGAAGTACGCCACGCGCGCGTGTCGCGCCGGTGTGGGTCGTGCGCACATCGTGCCGTTCTCGCTCGACGGCAGCATGCTGCTCGAGCTGTTCTCGCACGACGGCGTGGGCACGATGATCTCGTACGAGAATCTGGAAAGCCTGCGCGAAGCCACGATCGACGACGTCGGGGGCATCCTGCAACTGATCGAACCGCTCGAAGCCGACGGCACCCTGGTGCGCCGCGGCCGCCACCAGCTCGAACGCGACATCGATCACTTCTCGGTCATCGAGCACGACGGACGCCTGTTCGGCTGCGCCGCGCTCTACCCCTACCCGAGCGAGCGCATCGGCGAGATGGCCTGCCTGACCGTCGATCCGGAAGCGCAGGGCTCGGGCGACGGCGAACGCCTGCTCAAGCACATCGAGCAACGTGCCCGTGCACGCGGACTGGAACGTCTGTTCGTGCTCACGACCCGCACGGAGCACTGGTTCCTCAAGCGAGGCTTCGTCAAGGCCGGTGTGGACGACCTCCCGGCCGACCGCCGCCGCCTGTACAACTGGCAGCGCCGCTCGCTGGTGCTCATCAAGAAGCTGTAA